TGCAAAATTTTCTATAACTTGTTTCAAACTTGTTGTACAACTCTTGAGTAGGTTTATACCCTTTTTGATTTCATGTATAATTCCGGATTCAAAATTTGTATGGAGGTAGGTAATAGTAGCTTTAGTCCACACATAAAGGATCAATGATTTGAGTTGCATACACCTTCAATAATTGAAAACGACGATGTAGATAATGATCAAATGAGAATCAACTCGAACAACCTTAAGTTATTTAAAAAGCTAGACGAGTTCAGACACCACTTAGATGTGGAAATTAAGACATTTAGGTGGACatagttaattaaaatttgaggaattttttgttatgtattttgttgaattttattaatataattagttttttttattatatttatgtattaatttaattcatttttcataTAATTACATTCGCATCTTGCGACCTCTgaaagttgaaaaagaaaatagactatgtttgtatattaattttaaataatttacattttttttttcaaaaaaaggatatatgaaggaaaaaaaatccaTTTATTTTGTGCTATAAAATTGATGTAAGTGTTtagcacaattttttttttgtctatattgtttagaaaaccttataaaaataatttatgacaaTTGCAgaagttattttaaattatttcaatataaaCTGTGTTTTTAATGTCAAATTCAAGCGACAAATATTGATGTACATTTTATCTCAATTCAAATCCAAAACCTCACGATTTTAGTCTCATCCGACAACATTAAAGATGCTTATGTGACACGTTAGCCACCACTTATTATCaaactaattatatatttatccaatttctatcaaaatagtctccgTACAACTACGATCACTATTAAATTAGTTTATCTTTATTCATATTCTAATAAAATAGTCCATGTGCAAAGGgttttgtaccgtgcacccccaCTTGTACCTCCCACCCCCTCATTATCAAGGAAAATTCTAAATTGCCActaatattattagtaaaaacccaaaaaagaatttttttttttttttcatccattttattcgaaagtttgaattgtcCGAATTACATTTGCAAACATTCGAacctttgaaactttcgaaatccAAAAGTAAGataaatttcgaaactttgaaattttcgaaatattaactttctaaatttcgaaagttttcgtgaacatgaaactttcgaagttcattttttcccaaaattttaaaactttcgaaatgcagaaaccttcgaaactttctgacaatctgaaagtttcgaattataaaactcaaaaacGTAAAGTTTTTCAGTTTCAAAATTTTGCTATTCATGGAAAGTTccgaaatgcatttttattagtaataaatagtaataaattaatactaataaatagtaataaatttataataataaatttatagtaataaatagtaatatatttatagtaataaattaatagtattaaatttgatatctaattTTGGAAGTttctttttagattttttaaaaatgaattgaaaatttcgaaagtttggaattttttgaaacttttgaaattgacttacttcgaatgtttgaaatttttgaaaactatgtgtttcggaagtttcacattcatccaaattttcgaaattttttggaaattttcatttcgaaactttcatattcaaCGAAAGTTCCGAATGATAtgtgtttcggaagtttcaaattcttctaaactttcgaaactttctggAAATGTtaacttcgaaactttcatattaatcgaaagtttcaaaattgataattatttatgtaaaattatatttcgaaagtttctaatttaacaaaagttccgaatagataataaaactcacttttaattatttcgaaaatttaaaactttcaaatattaagaaattttatGTAAGTTTTGAAAGTGGGGGTGAGAAAAgagaatgataaaataaaaagggtaAAATAGTCATTAGAAAAAAATGAAGGGGTGAGAGGTAAAAATGGAggggtgcacggtacaattCTCATGTGCAAATCAACAACACTACATCGTTGGCACAGTAAACTTGGACTTGTTGGTTCCTAGTAGTAGAGCAACAAACTTAAGAAAACTGAAGTAAATAAGCATTAAGTATTGAAAACTATACAAGCTTTGCAGGCCCAATACACGATTATTATCCTAAAAACCAAATACAAAATAAGCACACATTAGAAATATCAGGCCAAATAAATAgcatttcaataatttaaagttattattatttagaaacaaaaaatcaatAGCATAATGATAAGTTGATAATAaggacaaaataaataaaataagtactCCTAGCATCAACAAAActaataatcaataattttttatttcatgatagaagtgatttttactttttcttccATGTTATTTTCCTCAACTTCATCTCTTTAGAACAACGTCTCCAAGATAACTTTATGGAAGTGATTCATTCTTATGGACTTCACTTTCCTTAACTTGATAACAAGTTTGTTGCTCTACTACTAAGAACCAACAAGTTCAAGTCTAGTAGCATTCATATGGAATTAAGCTCATTACCATACCAACTGATCTGGTGATGTTCATTCGCGCAATGTTCATTTGCACAGAGACTATTTTCATAGAATTTGAATAAAGATATGGACTAATTTTATAGTAAGTGGCAGTTGGGCAGGGACTATATTAATAGAATATGGACAAAGATAAAGACTAATTTGATAGTAAATTGGCGGTTAACGATACTCATCATCATAATTAACATCGtcaaatcacaaagactaaCAGATGGTCTAACTGAGAAACGTCAGTTGAGACATaaactattttgaaatattaaatgaGTTAGAGATGTGTTTGAGAGCGGCTTACAAATTCAGAAACCAATTTGATAGTTTACTcaataaatttcataaataGCTCGAATCGActtaaaaccctaaaccctaaattctAGATACATACGATTTGCTGGAACATTTACATTTTTACTTGGTAACTATATAGGACCTTAAATAGCAGTACTTGCTAGAAGTGTTTGCTCAATGTTTACAGTATACATGGCATTGTGGAAATCATTTTAGTCTGTATGAATAAGGCAATCATAGCATTAAAAAACGGTCTTTTTTCTTACAGAATATTGAAGTTCGATAAGTGGTAGCCAAGTTAGAGTTCTGAAATGCATCCTAACCAAAAATATAGACAAACATTCTGCCGCGCGTACTAGGAGCTGATTACCATTGCAGTCACTGGCTTAATTAACTAGTGGAGAAAATTGTCGTTGTGCCAGGAAACAGCATTATCAAGCCTCACTTCAGTTGTGCTCATAAGAACTTCTGAAAAGGATGCAGTACAATGATTAAAACAGCAACAGAAGATTAATATTCAAGAAAACAGTTGCTTCATGGAGGAATAGTATAACAAAGAAAATTCACCTTCTAAGAGTTGGGAATGAGCCGTCCATTATACATCTTATCAAGCAGTTTCTTTGCGTCGGGTCTCCTCAGAAGACCCTTATTGTTTGGCAAACCAGTTCCTAAACAAACAGGACAGACAAGCTTTCCTCGACCTATGGATTATAAACAATATTATTGATCGTCCAGTCAAGTTGATTGCATATGGTAATAATACTAGTAAAGTTAAAAACTGTTTGAATAAGGTGAAGAAGGGGTAGGGAGAGATGAGTGAAGAGACCCAAAAACTCTTAGTAACAACAATTTTGACCACTGCATGAAATACTATAACATTCGGTCATGTATCATATCAAATGAAAGACCATTTAACTCCCAAACTCTTGTTTGAAAGTTTTTTGAGGAGAGGTAGGGCCATTGGCTCCATTTTAAGTCCAAAGGAacaagataattattttgaacTTACAAAAAGTAAGGTCAATTTACTTCCTAAGAacattttgagttcattttcTAAAATTCATGTTCATTTTAAATTGGTAACGGGGAGAAGAAAGACTCGTCTAGTGAACAATTGTGACATAGAGAAAATGGAAGACAAGCTAAGAATAATGCATTTTCAGAAACAACGAAAACAATATTGcgacattttcaaaatttacgAGTCTCCCTCATTCCTATTAACTTTCCTTCTCCTACCCTCccctaaaaaaaattcatttacatTACAGCATAAAGGCAACAAACAAACTGTTAAAGATGGGTGCAAAAGAACAATAAGAGGTATAATTGTCACACTAGAATAAGAAAACAGAATTTAGAGACAAAAGTGtggtaaaaagaaaagaaaaacaagtgTACTATATAAAGTGGATATATTGAAAAGCAGACCATAAAAAATCACTAGTTGAttgacaataaaattaaaaaaaaaatgctttaAGCCAAACTAGCCTTTACTATTTCTTCCTATTAGCTAACAAAAATAGAGTAAAGTAGAAGTAGAAGGTTGGCATCTTACCATAACAATTTGGACACTCTGTAAACAAATAAACATCGTTTGCTCGCTTCCTGTTTAGAGCTTTCCATTTTCCTGTACCACCACACATATCACCTAAATGAAAAGTAACCATCTTATGGATCAAACAAAGTATGTAAAAAACATGAGCTGTTTGATGATCATCTTCTTTTTATGGAGTGAGGAATAATATAGAAAGTAGAAACAGTCTTCTTCTTAACTCATCATTatacataaaaaacaaaaatatcgaaaaataataatttaagaaatgaAGTGTTTGACAATGTATAATTGAAtggttgaaaaatattaaaataaatctatacaactgaaaattcaataataataaaaagctTCAAATAGCTaatcccaaaataaaaatgatgataTAGACATAAGGTCTACTCATTCCCAATCTACTAACTGAAGCTAAAATGTTGAAATTCTTTGCTCTTGAATAGTTGAGgcgataattaattaattaattaataagaagaagaagaagaagaaaagagaagTGACATACATATGATGTTACCACTTCCACCACAATTTCTGNNNNNNNNNNNNNNNNNNNNNNNNNNNNNNNNNNNNNNNNNNNNNNNNNNNNNNNNNNNNNNNNNNNNNNNNNNNNNNNNNNNNNNNNNNNNNNNNNNNNNNNNNNNNNNNNNNNNNNNNNNNNNNNNNNNNNNNNNNNNNNNNNNNNNNNNNNNNNNNNNNNNNNNNNNNNNNNNNNNNNNNNNNNNNNNNNNNNNNNNNNNNNNNNNNNNNNNNNNNNNNNNNNNNNNNNNNNNNNAGAGCGGTTGCATTATGAGAAATCAAAGCTAAAGTTGAAGTGAAACAAGTGAGACATTGACGCCTCGAAACACCATTTATAACTTCCTACAATATTCATCATCGTCCTTCAGTTTATTATGAGTGagtaattgaaattgaaatagaaATAAAGAATGCAGAAATGAGAGATATACCTTTGAAGTAGAGTGTTGTGGTGAAGTAGAGCTGCTTATCATCTCGTTTTGGTGACTTGCAGATTTAACAACAACAAGCGTCCTTCCTCTTCCTGTTAGAAGGTAATTAACAAATTTCCATTCATAAATAGTAAATGATGGATAGAAGaggaaaatgaaaaagaaactaCTGACGTTGTTGGTTGGTAGTTGGAGGAAGAAGGCATCGAGGAATAATAACAGACGCCATAACCCGATGCTGCAAATTGCTGCTGCAATCCATTCCGcgcgatgatgatgatgaagaagaagaaagagagtGTGATAAGCTGAGCAGCGTAAAGatcattcaattcaattcaatccaCAGGTCGTCTGCCCTCCACGTATCTCCATTAAATCCCCGCCTAATCGTATCcaacatttttatttacattttcgTAAACCACCGTTTTATTCCAACAATTTAATCGTGttagtaaattattttattagacaAAAATGTATATTTCAATTTCCATAGATTAATTACACTTTTAACTACAAACCTTTGTAATACATGTTGTAATTGtagttaatttcaaaatttataatattacgattgtaaatataaattacaatttaaaacaataatttaaagtaattttaaaaattagtgaaaatatatattcatacCATTCTCATAAGCTCATACGCTGTAAAATatcatttctatttttctttttaaaaactttttaattaattacttttttttattttttatttaagtgcTTTTGTTTGGTTGTCAAATATGTCCTCAGCTACTTAACTAGTAGTGTAGTAATACTTGGGCAAAAATAGCAGTGTAGCATTTTGGATATTCCATGTGTACAACTAATTTTTACCGCCCGAATACGCgccttaaatattttttctgaaTGGTGACCAAATATAATTAAGAAATACttaataattgattaataatacATTTGAATTAGTAACACTTTATTCTTTTGGTAAAATGTCAGTCTTCCCAACACAAGCGCATACTCCCTGCTAGTTGCTAATATAGTAATACTCCCAAAGGCCtctaattagtaattaattaggattttttttactaattagtAATTAGTTGGGATCATATATTTCAGCATGCtgataaaatgaaatattaagcCAAAATTAACACCttaaattgaatattaaaatGACAAAACCCAGTTGATCACTGAGATTGTGGAAGCGGGTAATCACTGCATCTCAATCCTACCTCAAAGTCTCCACTGCAAGAAATCTAAAAAATGTTTCGTAACAATATCTATTTCTATGTGCTACCTTACCTTAGTCCTCTTCTCCCATTCCCTACCACTCCTCTATGTCTCTTCAATAAGCTCATAAACCCCCCTTAGATGACTTCTCGTTTGAATTCATAGATTCAGCTCCAACTCCTATGACAGGCAATGCATCCATACTATAATCTTTCTCCATAGCTTTATCATCTTCATACTCACTTCCACCGGAACTGCTCTCCTCCGGGGTTTGAGGAGAATCTGCTTCAGCTTCATCCAATTTCATGTCAGCATTCAGCATGTCAGTATCCACTTCGGGAAGTCGCTGTTGAAGTGGCACAGCATTGCTGATCACTTGGTCCATCTTCAACTTTTCACGATAATCCTCCATTTCTGCTCTGTATCTCTCTTTGTCCTTCATGGCTTTATCTTGATAAACCTTCATGTCAGTGGAACTTAACATGTTAACATTATAACACAAGATACAATAATAACCATATAGTGCATATGTGTTTTTAAAACTCTAAAAATAATCCGTAAGTTATTAAATACCAAATTTACTTCTTTTGTTTATATTCTATTACAAACGGCAAAAATCCAACTCAAAATAAAAGGCAGAGTTAAACAAATTACTTACTGCTTTTTCGGATTCATTTAACTTGTTCCATAGTTCACCGATCATCCTACTGATCTCTCTGTCCTTCCCTTGATTAAGGGGTTTTAGCCTTGCATGCTGTTCTGCAAAGAAAAAATTGTATCCACTTCTGTTTGGTTTAGGATGAGCAGGATCTCTCCTTTTCATTTCTGATTTCTTTCTGCGTCGGCGACGATGAACACCCACTGAGCCAGTCACATTGTTGTTGTTAGTTGAAGCACTATGGTGAGATGCTGGCAACACAGGATTTTGTGGAGCTTGATAAAGTACGCCTTTAAGTTTCTCTGAACCGATTGTGACAGTAACTAGATATCCACTGTCAAACTTCCCATCAATGACCCCAACAACTGGAGACCCTGCCGAAGATGATGCCATTGCTGAAAGCACAAGGGATAAACAATacccaaaaaaaattagatCCAACTTCTAAAATAGATAGAATGATTAACAAGGAATAACATAGTTTACAACAACAGGAATGAATCCCTAATACCACTATGTGGGGTTGACAACAAGAATCAAACAACACCATAATTTTCTATCATATATGAAGTTTAAAGATTGAATATTTGTCTCAAAATATCTCATACTAGTTTGTCACCCTTACTATCGGACTACCCTTTATCTGGTCAACTTTCAGTAGTGTTACTTCTATGGATTTTCACTCTACTATTTCCCCTCATTCATCTTAATCTTTTATCTCCTCAATACTAAGTTTacttaaaatgttagatttgtGGTATTATATGATCACAAGTTTCCACATCTAAGCTGTGATCTGTGCATCTCTTGCTATGTTTGTATTTCATATGCTTTGTTTTACACCTAAACTACTTTGGAGGAAATCCATACGTCCGGGACAACTCAGTTGGTGAGTTAAGGAACGTTGAAGGAGTTTTAGGTGGGAGATCTGGGATTCAAACCTTAAAAACTAacttaactattaatttattaatttttaccTATTAAAAAAACGCCTTCCTGAGAGTATGCAACAGATTGCAAATAATCTTCAATGCAAATTAACATTATACAGAACGTAATATAAGCCACATCCATTAAATGCAAGCTCATAATATTGCAGAACACTTTGTATAAGACATGTCCTTCTGATGATTAAACAGGCCAGGcactttttttttgtcattatgTACCAACAGATTTAGAAGACCATCAAAATAATGCTAGTTCCAAATAAGTCATGGAACGTCATTCCTAGGAGGAATATAACATATCACACATACATCTGCTTAACAATAGTATGACTAAGACCAATGAAACTATTTATCAAAACTAAAACTATATTCAGATGTTTAATGTTGAGTGAAATGGAATTGAAAAGGATGAAAtcaaattaagtaaaataatcattccAATGTTTGATTGTTTTATACTATGTTTAGAGATTTGAGAAGTGAATGTAATTTTGGACAGGTGAAAGCGAGAATTATTAACTTCAATGGAAATTTAGAATATTCCCTCCAATATCCCAAGGggttgaaaaatataaatatgggATGGAAATGGAATGAATTTTTACGATTTCACAACCTTGCATCGTATTTCAAACAATGGCAATTATGTCACTCCATTTTATTACCCTTCATTCCATCCCTCGCCATCAATTTAAACATGGCCTTAGACTTCTCACAAGCATAACaactctttattttacttttcccGTGGTCAGAAATTAATCTTATTTTGGGCTGAGAAAAGCAAAGCAAAGACCTTCAGGCAATCTAGCAGCATTAGCATTTAACTGTTGAAAGACAGCAGGTTGAACTTCAGATGAAGGATGCATAAACTGCTGCATCTTTGGAGCGGGAACTGGGATGGGTGATTGACTTTGCAAAGCATCTGCCATAgtgaaattttcaatttatacaTTAGAATGGACCCTGACATTAGTACAAACAACAATATATTTCCAGTGAACATACCGGATGGTGTATGGGTCCAATCATGagctttaaaataataaatttgttcgTAGTGGTAGAGTAATGAAGTATAGTACTTTCGTAACACAAAAGAAGCATTTGTAGCCGTTGATGGAAAATTGAAAACTGAAGTCACGTCTTTCCATTTTCTCTCTTTAATGATCTGCAATAAAGATTAACAAGATAAGGTAACTATATCACTACAAAGCCGAAAAACCAAagtattattcaaaaaaatagtaaaaatattcaTAGTTGATATCACAAGATTCACGCATCTTTCCTATCAAGGCAAGATCTTGCAATCAAAATTACATGCAACACTATATTTGGTTGAAAAGAGACAAAAGAGATAATCATAAATTCATGAAGTACAAGAtaaattgaactaaaatataatgaaaCTGACATCCATAGACTACAATGAGCATGTCACTTTTCAGTACAACATTTGAAGatgaacaaaaattgaaatttgttgtgtttcCCTTGATGATCAACATAAGAAAATGGGAAAAAGTGACATGCTTCCTTAAAACATTGAGGACAAAACCCTTTCAGTCAGCTTTACTGCATGTCTGGATTTTTGTGCAACAAAATCCAGTTTAATAACAATGAACACCATAAAGATTTAGTgaattaatacaaatttaacTACTTGAGATCCCCTCTAGAAGAATCATCTTCCCAACCAGTTTTTCTTAACTATTTTAGAAAAGCTTGTCATAATTAAGTCCTTATACAAATTTTGGTAACCATTAGATCAAATTTGTATTTACATAAAATCTGTTTTGTAAAGAAACAAACTGTTCACATTATACGACGTCTGGTGAGACTCGTTTTCATACAAAAGCTGTAACACTTAATAAGTTCTTCTGACTTGttagtaaatatataataatattgattcCCAAATTAGATCTTTTATAAATGATGCTCctctttaaatttatcaaactaTATGTATGTGTGTCGCGGTGTCCTATACTTTGGACATTATCGATGTCTACATGTTCACGTCGTCTTTGGCGTCGGCGTCCACGACTCATAGACTTTAAGACATAAAAATGTATaccaacaaaacaaaatagaaattataatCACATCTTACTTTCTCAATCCCTCCACGAGAAGTCACTTCAACAAAGAGGCGATGTAAATCCAATTCCCTTCCCCCAATAACGGGAATCctgaagaagaaaaatgcaacaaaaaaaaaaactatgttaCAAAGTTACACAATTGAAAGGCATTAATAGGGTATATTATTTCAAAACTAGATGCCACAGTGATTGGTCTTATCCAACTAGAAAACATTTACATTCAGAAAACATAATAAACATGAACCCTTTGCAAACATTGTAACATTAGAAAGCCTTCCATCATTACAGAATTATCTTAAACCCAATGACAAAACCAAAGAACGCCAACTTGATTAGGTAGAACAGCAACAAACGCATGATGCATCACATATCAAAATATGTACAAAGAACCAAACATCATGATGCAAGGAATTTGACATTACATGCTTGTTTGACATCTTAAAAAAAGTAAACCAAGACACAATCTCTAGTAGTTCATTACACCAAAGCAGTTTCCAGCCAATCTATCATCTTCTAATGAAGTGTATAGAGGATTCAAAGTTCTGACTCATAGATACATTGATAAATGAAACATAGAATTAAAACATAATAACTGATGGCCAAATAGTGCATTTTATATTTCAGGTGAGTTTGTAGTTTAGTGTATATTTGGTATTGCGGTGAGTTTGCCAGAATCAAGGCGAGCAACTGTGATTTTGGCAAACCCAGTAGCAAACCTACCACGATATCAAACGTGCACTTAGTCAAAATTGCAGTGGCACAACATGATTTTGGTGACAGTGGCACAACATGATTTTGGTGACGCATATCCAAACATGCACATA
The genomic region above belongs to Cicer arietinum cultivar CDC Frontier isolate Library 1 chromosome 4, Cicar.CDCFrontier_v2.0, whole genome shotgun sequence and contains:
- the LOC101492540 gene encoding protein PHOTOSYSTEM I ASSEMBLY 2, chloroplastic, whose translation is MIFTLLSLSHSLSSSSSSSSRGMDCSSNLQHRVMASVIIPRCLLPPTTNQQRRGRTLVVVKSASHQNEMISSSTSPQHSTSKEVINGVSRRQCLTCFTSTLALISHNATALNCGGSGNIICDMCGGTGKWKALNRKRANDVYLFTECPNCYGRGKLVCPVCLGTGLPNNKGLLRRPDAKKLLDKMYNGRLIPNS
- the LOC101512944 gene encoding high mobility group B protein 15 — encoded protein: MASASCVIKNPLPMKETAMSYGEYPSPMATYEEVVDNPKLFMLSLEKLHALMGTKFMIPVIGGRELDLHRLFVEVTSRGGIEKIIKERKWKDVTSVFNFPSTATNASFVLRKYYTSLLYHYEQIYYFKAHDWTHTPSDALQSQSPIPVPAPKMQQFMHPSSEVQPAVFQQLNANAARLPEAMASSSAGSPVVGVIDGKFDSGYLVTVTIGSEKLKGVLYQAPQNPVLPASHHSASTNNNNVTGSVGVHRRRRRKKSEMKRRDPAHPKPNRSGYNFFFAEQHARLKPLNQGKDREISRMIGELWNKLNESEKAVYQDKAMKDKERYRAEMEDYREKLKMDQVISNAVPLQQRLPEVDTDMLNADMKLDEAEADSPQTPEESSSGGSEYEDDKAMEKDYSMDALPVIGVGAESMNSNEKSSKGGL